Proteins from a genomic interval of Nitrospirota bacterium:
- the secF gene encoding protein translocase subunit SecF, translating to MIELIKKPNIDFLGKRYIAFVFSGLLSFLGLWAVVGIYTGGANLGIDFAGGSSVQLKFENSIPLHDIRKAFEEKGIKDFDLQDLPTENKILVRMKKGEFTMGEFAGKVVTILEEKFPQNKFVIDSTTEIGPKVGGKLRRDALVAIIVATIGILIYVAFRFQFRFGIGATVATFHDVLAVLGVFYVMGKEINLILITALLTIAGYSLTDTVVVFDRIRENLRTKHKEPAVAVMNLSINEVLSRTIITSTTVLLTSIALFFFGGEVLHDFSLAMIMGVVIGTYSSIFVASPIVLLWKGKMTFAKK from the coding sequence ATGATTGAACTAATTAAAAAACCGAATATAGACTTTTTGGGAAAGCGTTACATTGCATTTGTATTTTCAGGCCTCCTGTCCTTTTTGGGCCTCTGGGCGGTGGTCGGCATTTATACGGGCGGGGCCAATCTGGGAATAGATTTCGCAGGCGGGTCTTCCGTTCAGCTTAAATTTGAAAATTCAATCCCTCTGCATGATATCAGAAAGGCATTTGAGGAAAAGGGGATAAAGGATTTTGACCTGCAGGATCTGCCCACGGAAAATAAAATACTCGTAAGAATGAAAAAAGGCGAATTTACAATGGGCGAATTTGCCGGGAAGGTAGTAACCATCCTTGAGGAAAAATTTCCGCAAAATAAATTTGTCATTGACTCCACGACAGAGATCGGTCCCAAAGTCGGCGGAAAACTGCGCAGAGACGCCCTTGTTGCGATAATCGTTGCAACAATAGGAATTCTGATATACGTGGCTTTCAGGTTTCAGTTCAGATTCGGCATCGGCGCTACGGTTGCCACTTTTCATGATGTGCTGGCAGTGCTCGGCGTCTTTTATGTCATGGGTAAAGAGATTAACCTCATTCTTATCACAGCGCTCCTGACAATTGCAGGATATTCTCTTACCGATACGGTCGTTGTCTTTGATAGGATACGGGAAAATCTCAGGACAAAACACAAAGAGCCGGCTGTCGCGGTCATGAATCTGAGCATCAACGAAGTGCTTTCAAGGACTATTATAACCTCAACAACCGTTCTTCTTACATCCATTGCCCTGTTTTTCTTCGGCGGCGAGGTGCTTCATGATTTTTCGCTTGCCATGATAATGGGTGTTGTTATCGGGACCTATTCTTCCATATTTGTCGCAAGCCCTATCGTGCTTCTCTGGAAAGGGAAAATGACATTTGCTAAAAAATGA
- the recJ gene encoding single-stranded-DNA-specific exonuclease RecJ, with amino-acid sequence MHRKWLVNRTNQDFLEYLARKTSVSTAFVQILINRGLKDPDSIKAFLNPSIDNLHDPFLMPDMKIAVERIMTAVGKGETVFVHGDYDADGITSTALLVSALRELSLKTHYYIPNRLSEGYGFNMPGIQKATQCGAGLVITVDCGISSKKEVSEANSLGIDVIITDHHEPPQELPPALAVINPHRIDSTYPFKHLAGVGVVYKLVQALTQPSSLNLQPSSFLDLVTIGTIADSVPLTGENRVLAAYGLKELNSRNCRTGIHALIEAAGINNGKELKSGTLSYTIIPRINAAGRLGDASEVVELFLTTDEAKAKGIAAFLGTQNKDRQRVEEEVYKSAVSMIDAGNPGNAIVLYSPAWHQGVLGIVASRLVEEFYRPAFVFSVDGAAAKGSARSIPPFHIYNGIAECAGLLLAFGGHSQAAGVKILTENLPAFKNQMNSIVERDLNDDALTPVLEIDAAVDLFEVTFNLVRELGMLEPFGSANEAPLLGVKGLEAVDPRVVGNSHLKMRLKQKSLSMDTIGFNMSELLEKIEDSYTLDAAFVPCINEWNSSRILQLNLKAVRPST; translated from the coding sequence ATGCATAGAAAGTGGCTGGTAAACAGGACCAATCAGGACTTTTTGGAATACCTTGCAAGAAAGACCTCCGTATCTACGGCTTTTGTTCAGATTCTTATAAACAGGGGGCTGAAAGACCCTGATTCAATAAAAGCATTCCTTAATCCTTCCATTGACAACCTTCACGACCCCTTTTTAATGCCCGACATGAAAATCGCGGTTGAGCGTATAATGACAGCCGTTGGCAAGGGTGAAACTGTGTTTGTGCACGGTGATTATGACGCAGACGGGATTACGTCCACAGCGCTTCTGGTCTCCGCATTGCGTGAATTAAGCTTAAAAACCCATTATTACATCCCTAACAGGCTTTCAGAAGGTTATGGATTCAACATGCCTGGAATTCAAAAAGCAACACAGTGCGGAGCCGGCCTTGTCATTACAGTGGATTGCGGCATAAGCTCTAAAAAGGAGGTGTCAGAGGCTAATTCGCTCGGCATTGATGTCATTATCACTGACCATCACGAACCGCCGCAGGAACTGCCTCCTGCGCTTGCAGTTATAAATCCTCACAGAATAGATTCAACATACCCTTTTAAGCATCTTGCAGGCGTTGGCGTCGTCTATAAATTAGTGCAGGCTTTAACTCAACCTTCATCCCTCAACCTTCAACCTTCATCCTTCCTTGACCTTGTCACAATTGGAACCATTGCGGATTCAGTCCCTCTGACAGGTGAAAACAGAGTTCTGGCAGCTTATGGGCTTAAAGAACTTAACAGCAGAAACTGCCGGACGGGAATACACGCCTTAATAGAAGCCGCAGGCATTAACAACGGCAAAGAGCTTAAGTCCGGAACACTTTCCTACACAATAATCCCCCGGATTAATGCCGCCGGAAGGCTCGGCGATGCAAGTGAAGTCGTAGAACTTTTCCTGACAACGGATGAGGCAAAAGCAAAGGGCATAGCAGCCTTCCTTGGAACCCAAAACAAGGACCGGCAGAGGGTTGAAGAGGAGGTCTATAAATCAGCGGTCAGCATGATAGATGCCGGGAACCCCGGCAATGCGATAGTGCTTTATTCGCCGGCCTGGCATCAGGGAGTATTGGGCATTGTTGCATCAAGGCTCGTTGAAGAGTTTTACAGACCCGCATTTGTTTTCTCCGTTGACGGCGCTGCTGCAAAAGGCTCGGCCAGGAGCATCCCTCCTTTTCATATTTATAATGGCATTGCCGAATGTGCAGGACTGCTCCTTGCTTTTGGAGGACACAGTCAGGCGGCAGGGGTCAAAATTCTTACGGAAAACTTACCTGCATTTAAAAACCAGATGAATTCCATAGTGGAGAGAGACCTTAATGATGATGCGCTGACGCCGGTCCTTGAAATAGATGCAGCGGTAGACCTCTTTGAGGTAACCTTTAATCTTGTCCGGGAACTCGGCATGCTTGAGCCCTTTGGCTCTGCAAACGAGGCGCCGCTGCTTGGGGTAAAGGGCCTTGAGGCCGTTGACCCGAGGGTAGTCGGCAACAGCCATTTGAAGATGAGGTTAAAGCAAAAAAGCCTGAGCATGGATACAATAGGTTTTAATATGTCTGAATTGCTGGAGAAGATTGAAGATTCTTATACCCTTGACGCCGCTTTTGTTCCATGCATAAATGAATGGAACAGCAGCAGGATTCTTCAGCTTAACCTTAAGGCGGTCAGACCCAGCACATGA
- a CDS encoding KUP/HAK/KT family potassium transporter, translating to MIEKESPIKGIIKSLGLVFGDIGTSPIYTITVIFLLTKPTETNIIGVLSLIVWTLMILVTIEYAWLAMSLGKKGEGGTIVLKEILVPFLKSGRQLSFVTLLSFIGVSLLIGDGVITPSISILSAVEGLLLIPGFETTPQQSLVIIAAGIAIVLFAFQKKGTEKVARAFGPLMVVWFATLAVSGLASIIHAPSVTKAVNPYYAFKFLHENGIAGFFVLSEVILCATGGEALYADMGHLGRQPILRAWYFVFAALLLNYLGQGAFLIEHPETKNVLFGMIFHQARSFYIPFLILSIAATIIASQAMISGMFSIVYQGIATRIMPMFKVDYTSAELRTQIYIGIVNWFLLLSVLFIMSEFKESSRLAAAYGLAVTGTMTLTGIMMTWIFFQKKNLGLTAISILVTIVDLAYLTANFYKIPHGGYWSLIIALIPFLTILLYTRGQRRLYKMMKFMPFDEFLLKFNRVYAATEKIKGTALFLIRNIKEIPFYITQTMFYHGIVYENSIFVSIIKRDDPFGVTGYFKEDITKNLRVFEIQFGYLEVVDVEEILREAGIEEKTIFYGIEDIVTKSPHWKIFSVFKRLTPPFVQFYKFPSHKLHGVITRIEM from the coding sequence ATGATTGAGAAAGAATCACCCATAAAAGGAATCATAAAATCATTGGGTCTTGTCTTTGGCGACATCGGGACAAGCCCCATATACACCATTACCGTTATCTTCCTCCTGACAAAACCTACAGAAACCAACATCATCGGCGTCCTCTCACTCATTGTCTGGACCCTGATGATACTTGTTACAATAGAATATGCGTGGCTTGCAATGAGCCTCGGCAAAAAAGGCGAAGGCGGTACCATTGTTTTAAAGGAAATACTGGTTCCATTCCTTAAATCAGGCCGGCAGCTAAGCTTCGTTACCCTGCTCTCTTTCATAGGCGTATCCCTTCTTATCGGCGACGGCGTAATTACACCATCCATAAGCATACTCAGCGCAGTTGAAGGCTTGCTCCTGATACCGGGATTTGAAACCACGCCCCAGCAGTCCCTTGTGATTATTGCGGCAGGAATTGCAATAGTTTTATTTGCTTTTCAAAAAAAAGGAACTGAAAAAGTTGCGCGCGCATTCGGACCCCTGATGGTAGTGTGGTTTGCGACACTGGCAGTATCAGGACTGGCGTCAATAATTCATGCCCCTTCAGTGACTAAGGCTGTCAATCCGTATTATGCATTTAAGTTCCTCCATGAAAACGGCATAGCGGGCTTTTTTGTGCTCTCAGAGGTCATACTCTGCGCAACAGGCGGCGAGGCGCTCTATGCCGACATGGGACATCTTGGACGTCAGCCCATTCTAAGGGCGTGGTACTTTGTATTTGCCGCCCTTTTACTTAATTATCTCGGACAAGGCGCATTTCTCATTGAGCATCCTGAGACTAAAAATGTGCTTTTTGGAATGATATTCCATCAGGCGCGCAGTTTTTACATCCCGTTTCTCATCCTCAGCATAGCCGCAACCATAATTGCATCTCAGGCCATGATAAGCGGAATGTTCTCCATCGTCTATCAGGGAATTGCAACGCGCATTATGCCGATGTTTAAAGTTGACTACACATCCGCTGAACTCAGGACACAAATATACATAGGCATTGTCAACTGGTTCCTCCTATTATCCGTCTTATTTATTATGAGCGAATTCAAAGAGTCCAGCCGCCTTGCAGCGGCCTACGGCTTGGCCGTCACAGGGACCATGACTCTGACCGGCATAATGATGACCTGGATATTTTTTCAGAAAAAAAATTTGGGGCTGACAGCCATTTCCATTCTCGTTACAATCGTGGACCTTGCATATCTGACTGCAAACTTCTACAAAATACCTCACGGCGGCTACTGGTCGCTTATCATAGCCCTAATTCCGTTTCTTACCATACTGCTTTATACACGCGGACAGAGAAGGCTGTATAAGATGATGAAGTTTATGCCGTTTGATGAATTCCTTCTTAAATTCAACAGGGTATATGCCGCAACGGAAAAAATCAAAGGCACTGCATTGTTCCTCATAAGAAATATAAAGGAAATTCCGTTTTACATCACGCAGACAATGTTTTATCACGGCATTGTATATGAAAACAGCATCTTTGTCTCAATAATCAAGAGGGACGATCCCTTCGGCGTCACCGGGTACTTTAAAGAGGACATTACAAAAAACCTCAGGGTGTTTGAAATACAGTTTGGATATCTTGAGGTAGTTGATGTAGAAGAGATTTTAAGAGAGGCGGGCATAGAGGAAAAGACCATCTTCTACGGCATTGAGGATATTGTGACAAAAAGCCCCCACTGGAAGATTTTTTCAGTATTCAAGAGATTAACCCCTCCGTTTGTACAGTTCTACAAATTCCCCTCCCACAAACTCCACGGCGTCATCACAAGAATTGAGATGTAA
- a CDS encoding bifunctional (p)ppGpp synthetase/guanosine-3',5'-bis(diphosphate) 3'-pyrophosphohydrolase, with product MNTIDALVDRVFSYNPEANFDLFRRAYAFSSEAHQKQKRVEGSPYIEHPLAVAAILTDMRMDSTTIAAGLLHDTIEDTAVTAEDIKGLFGKDVAFLVESLTKLSRMEFRTSEEALAENFRKMFLAMAKDIRVMLIKFADRLHNMRTLEYLHETKREKIAQETMDIYAPLANRLGIGWLKTEFEDLGFKHIMPEIYNDLSSKVAKRKEEQEEYLSEGINIIEKTLAEAEIPARVFGRIKHYYGIYQKMQKQRIPFEQVYDVNALRIITNTQTNCYGILGLIHSMWTPVPGRFKDFIGAPKSNLYQSLHTTVVGPKGEKIELQIRTEEMDRIAREGIAAHWKYKEQKPIKEKDDKYFSWLRDIVQAQKDMPDAKEFLETVKGNIFPDVVYVFTPKGDVMELPYDSTPLDLAYSIHTQIGHQCTGAKVNGKIVPLRYTLKNGDTVEIITSPGHHPSKDWLKFVKTTRAKTRIKQWIKAEEREKGEAVGRELLERELRKHDLSPSLIKSKEVLDAAKLFKFTALEDLLLAIGYGKLSPYQIVNKLLPEAEKTEKHPAKKELKKETEEKGIKIKGVDEIMFHRSKCCYPLPGEKVKGFVTRGRGVSIHTADCPNLEVMAVDKDRLLDVDWMTGGDATYSVKISVYTMDQPGVLAEVSAIISAANINIHRIDSVSYNKQASLNFILEVKDKNQLNDILKQIPQVSGVIEVNRVKSA from the coding sequence ATAAACACCATTGACGCCCTTGTTGACAGGGTCTTTTCCTACAACCCTGAGGCAAATTTTGACCTGTTCCGCAGGGCTTATGCCTTTTCCAGCGAAGCGCATCAAAAGCAAAAAAGGGTGGAAGGCTCTCCTTATATTGAACATCCCCTCGCAGTCGCCGCGATTCTTACGGATATGCGCATGGACAGCACAACCATTGCGGCAGGGCTTCTGCACGATACCATTGAGGACACTGCTGTAACGGCTGAAGACATAAAAGGGCTTTTCGGCAAAGATGTAGCCTTCCTTGTTGAATCCCTAACGAAATTAAGCAGGATGGAATTCAGGACCAGCGAGGAAGCCCTTGCCGAAAATTTCAGAAAGATGTTTCTGGCAATGGCAAAAGATATCAGGGTGATGCTGATTAAATTCGCCGACAGGCTGCACAACATGCGCACACTGGAATACCTCCATGAGACAAAACGGGAAAAAATAGCGCAGGAAACAATGGATATTTATGCGCCCCTTGCAAACCGGCTCGGTATCGGCTGGCTGAAGACCGAGTTTGAAGACCTGGGTTTTAAACACATCATGCCTGAAATCTATAATGACTTAAGCAGTAAGGTTGCAAAAAGAAAAGAGGAGCAGGAAGAATATTTAAGTGAAGGCATAAATATAATTGAGAAGACGCTTGCAGAGGCTGAGATTCCCGCAAGGGTCTTCGGAAGGATTAAGCACTACTACGGCATTTACCAGAAAATGCAAAAACAGCGGATTCCCTTTGAGCAGGTCTATGATGTCAATGCGCTTAGAATAATCACAAATACACAGACAAATTGTTACGGTATACTGGGGCTTATTCATTCCATGTGGACGCCGGTCCCCGGCAGGTTTAAGGATTTCATCGGTGCGCCCAAATCCAACCTTTATCAGTCCCTGCATACAACAGTCGTCGGTCCCAAGGGCGAAAAGATTGAACTTCAGATAAGGACTGAGGAAATGGACCGGATAGCGCGGGAAGGTATTGCCGCACACTGGAAATACAAAGAACAAAAGCCCATAAAGGAAAAAGACGATAAATATTTCTCATGGCTCAGGGATATTGTGCAGGCGCAGAAGGACATGCCGGATGCAAAAGAATTTCTTGAAACGGTAAAGGGCAACATTTTCCCGGACGTTGTATACGTTTTTACTCCAAAGGGCGATGTCATGGAACTGCCTTATGATTCAACGCCGCTGGACCTGGCCTACAGCATCCATACTCAAATCGGGCATCAGTGCACAGGTGCCAAAGTAAACGGTAAGATCGTTCCTCTCAGATATACCCTGAAAAACGGAGATACCGTAGAGATAATAACCTCGCCAGGACATCATCCGAGCAAAGACTGGCTCAAATTCGTAAAGACAACAAGGGCCAAGACAAGGATTAAGCAGTGGATAAAAGCTGAAGAGAGGGAAAAAGGCGAGGCAGTCGGCAGGGAGCTTTTGGAAAGAGAGCTTAGAAAACATGACCTCAGTCCTTCATTGATAAAGTCAAAAGAAGTCCTGGACGCCGCCAAATTATTCAAGTTTACTGCGCTTGAGGACCTCCTGCTTGCAATCGGCTATGGAAAACTCTCTCCGTATCAGATTGTGAACAAATTGCTTCCTGAGGCTGAAAAAACAGAAAAACACCCGGCAAAAAAAGAGTTAAAAAAAGAAACCGAAGAAAAAGGAATAAAGATTAAAGGCGTTGATGAAATAATGTTCCACCGCTCAAAATGCTGTTACCCGCTTCCCGGTGAAAAGGTCAAAGGCTTTGTGACAAGAGGACGGGGAGTTTCCATCCATACGGCAGACTGCCCCAATCTTGAAGTCATGGCAGTTGATAAGGACCGCCTGCTGGATGTGGACTGGATGACAGGCGGTGACGCCACATATTCTGTCAAAATAAGCGTGTA